In Odontesthes bonariensis isolate fOdoBon6 chromosome 6, fOdoBon6.hap1, whole genome shotgun sequence, one genomic interval encodes:
- the LOC142382121 gene encoding myogenesis-regulating glycosidase-like, whose protein sequence is MYQIVPAAPGEQQMGDRARGSPLKKKLSHEGRPLVMAGMLGCALVLAAVVAWCYYSVSLRKAQLLKTELLDLNKDGFIIRNQGGAVIFTMTFRSGTLDLDSCSKEGDLLSCTQSYSGKLNFFIQTVRPKDTVMCYRVRWEELQDKHSVEHTMAYNGSHWYGGAETAVQYWPIRFQGEVEPRPFITSDVYSNRNDFGGILERYWLSSNASAIKINDSVPFHLGWSEKNKTLRFQARYQNSPFRPAAGQQAFPELSYRVCVGSDVTSIHKYMVRRYFPKPIKVPSPEVFKQPVWSTWALHKTSVTQEKVLRYASNIIEHGFTCSHLELDDRYSTDYGEFDFDPQKFPNASGMFEKLREDGFQVTLWTHPFINYDSINFGVAVEKGLFVREPSGELPALVRWWNGIGGILDFTNPEARDWYTSQLHMLKTRYDVSSFKFDAGETSYLPRQFSTLVPLSDPSTFTRRYTEMAIPFSERAELRVGYQSQDISCFYRIIDRDSVWGYELGLKSIIPTVLTVGILGYQFVLPDMIGGNAYPNHTVGGINGINGLPDRELYIRWLELSAFMPAMQFSIPPWAYDNEVVQIAQKFTELHETLVAPRVLELAGEVLDTGDPIVRPLWWIAIDDEAAHKIDSQFLIGDDLMVAPVLESGKQERDIYLPAGRWKSYKGEHFDKCPMYLTDYPVDLDEVAYFTWVH, encoded by the exons ATGTATCAGATTGTCCCGGCAGCTCCTGGAGAGCAGCAGATGGGAGACAGAGCTCGTGGCTCCCCACTTAAGAAGAAATTGTCTCACGAGGGCCGGCCACTGGTGATGGCTGGCATGCTAGGCTGTGCGTTGGTCCTGGCTGCTGTGGTCGCCTGGTGCTACTACTCAGTGTCTCTCCGTAAGGCTCAGCTGCTGAAGACTGAGTTACTAGACCTGAATAAGGATGGTTTTATCATACGCAACCAGGGAGGGGCTGTCATCTTCACCATGACCTTCAG GTCTGGAACTTTGGATCTGGACTCCTGTTCAAAGGAGGGAGATCTTCTGAGCTGTACACAGTCATATTCTGGCAAGCTCAACTTCTTCATACAGACAGTTCGACCAAAAGACACTGTAATGTGCTACAGAGTTCGCTGGGAGGAGCTGCAAGATAAGCACTCAGTAGAACATACTATGGCCTATAATGGCTCTCATTGGTATGGAGGAGCAGAGACAGCTGTGCAATACTGGCCCATCAGGTTCCAAGGAGAAGTGGAACCACGGCCTTTCATCACTAGCGATGTCTACTCTAATCGAAATGATTTCGGGGGAATTCTTGAGCGGTACTGGCTGTCATCGAATGCATCTGCAATCAAGATTAATGACTCCGTGCCGTTTCATTTGGGTTGGTCAGAGAAGAACAAGACACTGAGGTTTCAGGCCCGGTACCAAAACTCTCCCTTCAGACCCGCAGCAGGACAGCAGGCCTTCCCTGAGCTCAGCTACAGAGTCTGTGTGGGGTCGGATGTGACCTCGATTCACAAATACATG GTGCGTCGATATTTCCCAAAGCCCATCAAAGTCCCATCTCCTGAGGTGTTCAAACAGCCAGTTTGGTCCACATGGGCTCTCCATAAGACTTCTGTTACCCAGGAGAAGGTGCTGCGCTATGCCTCTAACATCATCGAGCATGGTTTCACATGCTCCCACCTGGAGCTGGACGACCGCTACTCTACTGACTATGGAGAGTTTGACTTTGACCCGCAGAAGTTCCCCAATGCCAGCGGTATGTTTGAGAAACTCCGAGAGGACGGGTTTCAAGTGACGCTGTGGACACATCCTTTCATCAACTATGACTCCATTAATTTTGGTGTAGCTGTGGAGAAAGGGCTGTTTGTTCGGGAGCCGAGTGGTGAGCTGCCTGCTCTGGTTCGATGGTGGAACGGCATTGGAGGCATCTTGGACTTCACCAACCCAGAAGCTCGTGACTGGTATACCTCTCAGTTGCACATGCTTAAAACACGCTATGACGTTAGCTCCTTCAAGTTCGATGCGGGTGAAACGAGCTACCTGCCGCGTCAGTTTAGCACCCTGGTCCCACTTTCTGACCCCTCCACCTTTACACGGCGTTACACGGAGATGGCCATACCATTCAGTGAGCGTGCTGAGCTGCGGGTGGGTTACCAGAGTCAGGACATCTCTTGCTTCTACAGGATCATTGACAGAGACTCAGTGTGGGGTTACGAGCTCGGCCTGAAGTCTATCATCCCCACTGTTCTGACTGTTGGCATTCTGGGTTACCAGTTTGTCTTGCCTGATATGATTGGAGGGAATGCATACCCGAACCACACTGTAG GTGGGATAAATGGAATAAATGGCCTGCCAGACAGAGAGCTGTACATCCGATGGCTGGAGCTGTCTGCTTTTATGCCTGCCATGCAGTTCTCTATACCGCCGTGGGCATATGACAATGAG GTGGTTCAGATTGCGCAGAAGTTCACAGAGCTCCATGAAACTCTAGTGGCCCCAAGGGTCCTTGAACTGGCAGGAGAAGTTCTCGATACAGGAGACCCCATTGTGAGGCCCCTGTGGTGGATTGCCATTGACGACGAGGCAGCACATAAGATTGACTCCCAGTTTCTGATCGGGGACGACCTGATGGTTGCTCCGGTTCTGGAATCAGGAAAACAAGAGAGGGACATCTACTTGCCTGCAGGACGATGGAAGAGTTACAAAGGGGAGCATTTTGATAAATGCCCCATGTACCTCACTGACTACCCTGTGGACCTGGATGAAGTAGCTTACTTTACATGGGTTCACTGA